The Caulifigura coniformis genome includes a region encoding these proteins:
- a CDS encoding helix-turn-helix transcriptional regulator, producing the protein MSQADVVAPSARPTLTALLSCWPVVCQVDGERSLSAPEDSLESPALAVVTAGPLWVRFANAEPERLESGDLIVTHETDSADILSHVADDLSASNGFWRPDDLSSSPGLLVVRLECIGTQFAPGLMPRPFVIRSPGSADRALSSSLLEIVRLGVAAPVANAAATALYLHVIQQHLQAKPRDVQMLAGLFDSEIGPVVAALLQSPAQDWTVESLADVGDMSRSAFARKFRDLMGAAPIDFLVEVRMWLAARLLKQPSRDLKSIAREAGYQSPAAFSVAFKRWSGETPSDYRRRG; encoded by the coding sequence ATGAGCCAGGCTGACGTTGTAGCTCCCTCGGCGCGGCCGACATTGACGGCCCTGCTCAGCTGCTGGCCGGTGGTCTGCCAGGTCGACGGCGAGCGCAGCCTTTCTGCGCCGGAAGATTCGCTGGAATCGCCGGCGCTCGCGGTCGTCACCGCCGGTCCGCTGTGGGTCCGATTCGCGAACGCCGAACCCGAAAGACTCGAGTCGGGAGACCTCATCGTCACCCACGAAACCGACAGTGCGGACATCCTCTCCCATGTGGCGGACGACCTGTCGGCGTCGAACGGGTTCTGGCGCCCGGATGATCTTTCCAGCTCGCCGGGGCTTCTGGTGGTGCGGCTGGAGTGCATCGGCACGCAGTTCGCCCCCGGGCTGATGCCACGGCCGTTTGTGATTCGTTCGCCCGGTTCAGCGGATCGGGCCCTTTCAAGTTCGCTTCTGGAAATCGTCCGGCTGGGGGTCGCGGCGCCGGTCGCCAATGCCGCGGCCACGGCGCTGTACCTGCATGTCATTCAGCAGCACCTGCAGGCGAAGCCCCGGGATGTGCAGATGCTGGCCGGGTTGTTCGATTCCGAGATCGGCCCGGTCGTCGCGGCGCTGCTGCAGTCGCCCGCGCAGGACTGGACGGTCGAGTCGCTGGCGGACGTGGGGGACATGTCCCGCTCGGCCTTTGCGCGGAAGTTCCGGGACCTGATGGGGGCGGCTCCGATCGACTTCCTGGTGGAGGTGCGGATGTGGCTGGCGGCGCGGCTGCTGAAGCAGCCCTCCCGCGACCTGAAGTCGATTGCGCGGGAAGCGGGCTATCAATCGCCGGCGGCCTTCAGCGTGGCGTTCAAGCGATGGTCGGGCGAGACGCCGTCGGACTATCGACGCCGGGGCTGA